The DNA sequence ACATGCTCTACCATACAACTCTTGAGTCCTAGTTATAAAAAGTATCAAAGCATTTCTGTTATCAAAGtttttacaaattattattacttttttactgATTCAACTGCTAccttaattgttttttgttttttttttaatttttttttttcaacgtttatttatttttgggacagagagagacagagcatgaacgggggaggggcagagagagagggagacacagaatcggaaacaggctccaggctctgagccatcagcccagagcctgacgcggggctcgaactcacgggtcgcgagatcgtgacctggctgaagtcagacgcttaaccgactgcgccacccaggcgccccaagaattgttttttaaaaactgactctAATAAAAATTGAACTGCTTTGAAACCaattaagaaaatgcaataaTTACAAACATCTTTGTGACTTTTCACAATACGAAActgcaaagagatttttttataaaagataaaaagaacaaaaataagggCTTCCATTTTTTGCAGAAGAGATTATAAACATCCTCCCCAAATCTTAATCAGAACGTGTGACCtctgggcgcctggatggctcagttggttaagtgttcaactcttgatgatctcagctcaggtcttgatctcagggttgtgagttcaagccccccattgggctctatgctgggcatgaaccctatttaaaaagaaaagagtaggggcgcctgggtggctcagtcagttaagtgtctgactttggctcaggtcatgatctcaccgtctgtgggtttgagccctgcatctgaccctgctgacagctcagagcctggagcctgtttcagattctgtgtctccctctctctctgaccctcccctgttcatgctctctctctgtctcaaaaataaatacacattaaaaaaataaaaagagtgacccttctaggcctttttttttttttttttttaatttttttttttcaacgtttatttatttttgggacagagagagacagagcatgaacgggggaggggcagagagagagggagacacagaatcggaaacaggctccaggctctgagccatcagcccagagcccgacgcggggctcgaactcatggaccgcgagatcgtgacctggctgaagtcggacgcttaaccgactgcgccacccaggcgccccttttttttttttttaatgtaagctctatgcccaacatggggctttaactcacaatactgagatcaagaattgcacgcTCTatgggctgagccagccaggcacccctagcttttctttttaggaaatGCATAATATACCTTTATATTAACCCTAAAGTataaagaatatagtatatgGTTTGAAAAAccaatacacatatacacatcttTGCATATGATCCACTTTCTGAATTAGTTATTATTTAACTTATAATTAGAAGCCACCTACTCATCCAGAGAACTTAaattgcttttgttcattttccataCTACTCCCCATACTTCATCGCCAGGACTTTGAAAAATGGTGGCTATACCTCCATGCCAAGTTTCACTTGTTTTGCCTTGGGAATTGCCAAAGTCAAGCTTAAAATCctacaaaggaaaccaaaaagaCAGGATCAATATCCACTGGAACCAAAAtttccctcctcaaaataaaaaaaaatttaccttgaACTCCATGCAATTAAAACATAAACTTTGAGTTCCTTCTCTGCGtaagaaactgtaaaaaatacaaagataaacaagGACCCAGATCTcgactttattttttcatattcttctttaaaaatgaaacatacgCTAAATATATTAGATGTATACATATCTTACCATAAACAGGtttgaaggtttaaaaaaaaaccataatccCAATGCCTTAAcacaactattttcatttttgaaaattacttcCCAGTCTACCTACATACACATAGATTTTAATTTAGAGGCAACCATAGTACACATAATTATTGAAGATGAGTAGCTGTGTAGGGGTTATAaccttttctctacttttatgtATGTAGAGAGTATCCTAACAGCATATATCACTACATCCTCAAGGAGCTGGCATTTTGAGGGTGATTTGGATACTTATTCATCTAACATTCATGAATTGTACTATTATAATAATCATAAGAGCAGCTAGCACTAGAACTTTACTAGGTTATATACACTGTGCTATGAGCTTTACATGGACTCTCATTTTTATCCTGCCAACAACTTTATTTTACTAATTCAACAGcgaaaaaaaaactgtagtttATAAAGAtcaaataacttgtccaagatctcaCAACTAATAAGTAACGGAGCCAGGTTGCTAGTTTTGCTTATTCCCTGTTAGGGATGGGTGATCAGAGGAGATAATCCTGAGGAAGATTAAAAACCCTTCCTTGGTTGTTTGGTGTAGGaaaatttctttccatctttccagaGCTTAGTTtccttaataataaaattaaaaaggttgGACTCGATATTAAATCTAAGGTTAATAATTAATCTTTATcaccttattttcttaaaaatgtcagACATTCAGGAAAAAGGCTGCTCTGAGTGACCAGTACCTTTAGTTGGTATACTGGATGTTCTAGAACCAAGTAGCCCTGGCAGGACATCAGGAGAGCTGTTAACAAGTTACAAACACACTAGGTACTGGCTGTCTATTACTAAATCCAAGTTCCACTTCTCTGCTGCTTTTGACATAGTTAACCACCCTGTCTTGATCAGCCTCTTCCTGACTTTCAAACTGTTTCCTGCTCTCAATTCCCTTTGCTAATTCCTCCTCCATACCAGGTCTTTAAATGTTAGAGTTTCTAGGGCTCAGTTTAGGCCCCTTTCTCTGTTCATCAGCAATTTGCTCAAGATGATCTATCCCCTCCAATGACTTCAAATACCATCCAGTATtccaattctcttttattttatttttttaatttttttttaacgtttatttatttttgagacagagagagacagagcatgaacaggggaggggcagagagagagagagagagacacagaatctgaaacaggctccaggctctgagcagtcagcacagagcccaacgcagggctcgaactcacggaccgcgagatcatgacctgagccgaagttggacgcttaaccgaccaagccatccaggcgcccctcgctttCCAATTCTCTTTTAATCCAGCCCAGATCTCTCTTCTAAACTTCAAGAGTGCTTAGAACAGGGGCTCCCAGACAGTGAATACTTAATCAATGATCACTAATATTTTTCTGCTCATTTGGATGTATAACCAGCATCTCAAACTCAGTATGTTCAAACCGAGCTTAACTTTCCCGCCAAAACTGATGCTCCTCTTCTCTTTACAAACATCACCATCATCCACGCTATTGCAGCAAAAACCTTAGTCACCCGTTGCCTCCTCCTCCCTTCACAATCAGTCACCAAGGATTAACACTGTTATCTCCTAAATATCTCCCAAACCCATCTACCCTCGACTGCTACCGCTCCAGTTCAAGGTGCCATTATCTTTAGCATGAATTGCTTCAGAGTCTTTCTAACTGGGCTTCCCACGTTCACTGTTGTCTCCCTCTTCCAATCCATTTCCCACTGCAACCAGAAGGGGCTTTCAAAGTTGTGAATCTGATCTCTCATTTGCTGAAATTCTGCAATAGGGCTTTTCATTGCTCTCAAGATAAAAACCAAAGTCTTCTGTGGTCCTATAACATGCGGCCCTTTTCCTACCTCTCTAGTCATCATTCTTTATCCTCCTCACACACTGAACTCCAGCCATAGTAGCTGGATGATCTAGCTTCTTCTTTCCTGAGGACATTTGTACATGCCGtcccttctattttctttgcctccccctgcccaattattcaggtctcagcttaaaaGTCGTATTTTCAGGAAGAGCTTTACTGAGCTCTTAGGTCGGGACTCCAAGTCATATATACACTTCCATAGCACCTAGTAcatccaccctcccccaccctttttttaaagccttcattttttctttttgtttttttaaagatcggttttaggggcgcctgggtggcttggtcggttaagcgtccgacttcggctcaggtcatgatctcgcggtccgtgagttcgagccccgcgtcgggctctgggctgatggctcagagcctggagcctgtttcagattctgtgtctccctctctctctgaccctcccccgttcatgctctgtctctctctgtctcaaaaataaataaacgttaaaaaaaaaaaaagattggttttAGGAAGGTAAAACTGAGAGGAAGGTACAACATGTCTCCTTTTTAAACTCACCATATCTGTAAATGAGTAATCATTTGCTTGATAGCTCTTCCATTGGTCCCAACTATAAGCATCTGAACTTCTTTTCCACATCTCGGCAATTCCCTACCTTCTGAGTCTGGGAGATGGGTAGAAAGTTCTATAGCCCACCTCCCATTTTTGAAGCTTCAAATGCCAACAGTTGGTTCTCCCAGCTTTGCTGGTAGTCAGGGCATGGGCACTAGCCAAGAGTTAGCCAGTCAGGACATCCATGTGGGGCTTTGAATCAGAAGCTGGTGCTAGTGCCCAAGGACGGCAGAAACTACACCCTGGAGGTGGTGGCCACATTTAGGTTTCAGGAACTGCAGGGGTGTAGTGGCGGAGCCCAGGCAAGGTCCAGAGCAGGTGGTGTCAGTGATGCACATTGCAGCGTCCATGTTTACCAAGGTCAGCAGTGCTGCACCAGCGCCCTCCTGGGCCGGTTCTGTCTGTGATACTGACTGTGTTATGGTGGCTGTGGTTTCCTTTAtgcctgcctctgtgtgtgtgtgtgtgtgtgtgtgtgtgtgtgtgtttctaagtaggctccacaacccaaagtggggcttgaactcaccaccctgggatcaagagttgcaggctccacctaccagccaggcacccctatgcctGCTTGTTTTCTCAGCTCTGTAGTCCTACCTTCCTGGTCATTCATGAGCCCTCCAACAGCCTTTCAACACattcttttttctgcttaaatcagccactttctgttgtttgcaaataAGAACCCCGACAACAACGGCAGAGACCATGCCTAATTCAACAATGTCAAAAGGTTTTGcacaattttccttctttcatttctttcttttttgcgtGTTACCTCCTATAGACCTAGAGGTCCTCAAAATAGCCAACTTTACACAATCACCTTTGTATCTGCAGGGAAGAACATCTACCAAATGAAGGAATGGACTGTAGTGAAGAGCAATGATTTCTACCAAGGTGGTTCATCCAGACACTGGACTTAGCTGAGCTCAGCACTCACTACGGATGAGACTCCCTGCCAGCTTTCAGGACCTCTCCAAACAGGAGCAAAAGGTGGGTGAATGGAGTTTTACAACAGGTGACAAGTCCTGCAGCGAAGGTGTGGGAGGGAACAGAAAGGAACCGATTCTCTGCCCTGGGGTCGGAGAAGGCGTCTCAGGCACCAAGCGAATGGATCCTGTGAGCATGCCCAATCAGCGGGTGGGCACGAGAGGGGTGGCCGGACCCGGGCAGAACGAGCAGCCTAGGGAAAGTTAGGAGGGGACTCTAGGAGACCCAGACGGGCTTGCTCAGGAGGGCAGAACCCAGACGGCGAAGAGAGCCCCGACGTACTCTCATCAGCGAGAGGTGGATTCCCGGCCCTGAGGAAGCGACTTCTGGAAATCCTGCTCCCTCGTCCGAGGGGTGGGCACGACGCTGCAAGGGCCGCGGGCAGCACTGACCTGCAGGCGGGCCACGCAGCAGAACACGGCTGACGGGTTTCGGAGGTGGATCCGCTCGGTCAGCAGATTGCTACCGTAGGCGAAGTACAGAAAACTCTCCCCCTCCTGGCCCCGGAGGTCCTCACAGCCCGAATTCGCCATGCTCCACCCAGACACCTGCACTGCAGCGGTGTCTGCGGCAAGACCGTGAGGAGAGGACTGCGAGCGTCCCAACTTCAGTGGCAAACCGGCCGGCGACTCTAGGGTTAGGGGAAACGCGGGAAGCGTGGGCGCGGCGAGTCGGATGCGACCGCCCTTGCGATTGGCTGCCGGTCACAAATGTTGAGTCACCCCATCTGATTGGCCAAGCCCATCACCTCCTCTCAATTCTCCAGTAAGGATTCTGAAACACTCAGACCTGAGGCGACCGGGAGCCGACTCCTCATTGGACATGATCCTCTTGTTGTCCCGCCCCGGTGTTCAAGCCTCCCTCTGATTGGTGAGTGGACCGGCACTACGCGAAGGTGGGTCAGGTCTGGAGGGTTCGGTTTAGGGGGCCGCTGGGCGAGCGTCCCAGCCTTGTTTTTTCAGCTTCAGGTGGCGCAAGCGTGTTTCCCTGGCTGTGGGTGCATTTTAGGTAGCTCTGGGCACCCCTGAAACGAAACAGCTGCCCTGGCCGCGCCCCCGACGGTTCCCTCACCTGGCAGCTCACTCCCGTACCGCCCTCCCGGTTTGGAGCAGTCGGTCACTACGGGTCTCTTCCCCCCACGGGCTGGTTCCGGCTTCCCCAGCTCTGATCATCTGCGTGAAGCCCCTCCGAATGTCTGGGATTCCCTTCCCCGACGGAAGTAGCGAGTCGGGTTCAAATCCCGATGATGCCATTTACTGGCCACGTACGCTTGGGCAGCTCTCAtctgtttcctccttttaaaatagagattttaatataaattatgatCACAGTTACATAACTTATGATCCCTTATCTCACAGGGTTGGTTTAAGTACTTAAAGAATAGTTTTGTTAATGTTATTAGGAGCAAAAACTCCAGtgtaaaataagatataaaagcctaagaacaatgaaataaaaccttGTATCCTTAAACTTTGAAATGAAAGTATTAATTTAAACTCAGGGGAATGGCTGGCTATCCTTGGTACCCAgattttgatttctaaataccACTCTCCACCAAAAGGTATGAGGGATCGTCGGAGAAATTGTTTATGCCAGGTCAAAAGCTAGGAATGAGTAGGAGCGGTTGGAACATCTTGTGACAGAAAGTCTGGAAGTATCCAAGAAAAATGAGGTCCTTTCAGAAGGACATGGGAGCCAGCTTGAAGGAATGCCCACTGGCCAAAAGTAGAACAATTTGAGTACCAAAAGTAATGACTGCAATTGATTGAAAATGTCAGACAGAAAAGTCCCACCAAAAGAGTAaaccaaatataaaaaacaatttttaaaaacctaatttgCCATGGTGACTATTACAGCAACTCTTTACTCTGAAAAGTggtaatttaagaaaacaatttaaacattTATCCTGCCCTTCTATGTGCAGCTGTATTTCAGGGGTAACCAAATAGTCTCAGTTAATGAGGAAGCAGTTCTCTTTACAAAAGTGTGCCAGCTAAATAATGCAAAATGAATGATACAAtgagaaaatcaccattttgtagCCCCTAATGAAATAATTGATTTATGCCAGGATCATCAATGAAACCATTTGGTGAAAGGGTGATGGGGAACAGAATACTCGCATAGGGCCAAATTATCCCCCAAGGATTACTCGCTGTAGTCAGAAGGAAAACATAATGACAATGAAGAAATCTGTTCCCTCCCACCGCAACCTAGATCAAACTTACAATCACGAAAAATGTACCAACCTGACATTACGTCTCTCCTGATGTGATACAATAGGAGGCACCAATATGGTCTATGAAGTATTGTTTCCCAAACTCTTTCACTTCTATACAATCAAGCATAAGCAGGAACTACAAGGATAGAAGAATAGAAATGACACCaagaggaaacaatcagaaaaatccTGAACAAATGGTGGGGCATCCTgcagaataaatgaacaaatggttGTCTCTTAAATTAAGtcagtgtaattaaaaaaaaaaaaaaaaaaaaaaaaaggcaggactGAGCACAGGCTGTTCTAGGTTAAAAGAAACTAAGAGACATACATGATAACTGCATGCAATGCCTTGTCCTTGGTTGTAGTTCAATAAACcagatataaaagatattttggagACAATTAAAGAAATCTGAATACAAAGTAGGGGATGAGATGATATTAAAAATTgctttcatggggcgcctgggtggcgcagtcggttaagcgtccgacttcagccaggtcacgatctcgcggtccgtgagttcgagccccgcgtcgggctctgggctgatggctcagagcctggagcctgtttccgattctgtgtctccctctctctctgcccctcccccgttcatgctctgtctctctctgtaccaaaaataaataaacgttgaaaaaaaaaatttaaaaaaaaattgctttctttATTAGGTATGATAGTAGCATTGTGTTATGTGGAAAGATATCTCTATTTTTAGATATACATATTAATGTATTTAGGGGCAAAATGTTTGCtatctatatttatttgaaaataattcagaaaaattgaaatatggAAAGTGTTAAATGTTCAATCAACTGATGTGGATATggatgttcattttattattctagctattctattctatatatttgaacattttcatgtTAACAAGTCAAAAAGGGAAAATGGTGATATTTGTAAAGCACTGGGCAGACAGTGAGCACTCAGTAAGCAGTAACACTGTTGTTAGATAACCGGAAAATAGGAAGGTcggtcccctccccctcccccaaacatcAAGGTGGAACTTGAAATGCAGACTTGGGAACTTCAGTGAGCAAGTTGCTCTTGCTGGCAAGATAGTGCTCTATTGCATCAGAATTCTCAAGGCCTCTGCTTCGGAGCATCCCCACTTAAAATGTCCTTCTGCATTTTAAATCGCTTTTAGACattctaaatgtatttattatttaatgattttctaagtctttgactttttttctcaCCCTAGATTTCTCACTAATTGCCTAATTTTATGgttattgatttttcttaatacccttttacaaaaattttctgAAGCACCGCTGTTTCCTCAAACACTGAAAAATCTTTTCTTAAGCCCATGAAGCATTTTATTTAGCTTCCCCATGTAGATTGCTGTGTGCTGACCCCTGTTGGCCAAGGCAGTAGATAgcaagctttttttgtttttccaaatttaaCCAAAGCTTGGTTAATACTCGTTAACATTCATTGAACACTTATCAAATGCCTGGCACCAAcctaaattcatatatattagCTGATTTAATCCTGAAAATAGCCCTATGCAGGAAGTGCTAATACTATTCTCATGTTACAGTTGAGGAAGCTGAGGTAAGTTAACTAATTTGCCCCCAGGCTGTAGCTAGCAATGACTGGCCAAGCACCCTGATTCTAGAGTCATTACGGGGTACTGCTTCCCAAATTTCTCAAGCTGAAAAGCCCTGGTGGTCTAGAAAAAACTGGTTATTAATAACCCTCTTTCAAGTACAATCTCTACCTTACCTATAaggatattataaaataataattctaactTTCAGTCACTTGATAATGGGTTAATGAGGTCAAATTTCTTTCAAGGGCCATTATTCAGTCTAGTggtgtttaaagttttttaattgtattattaaagtttttttattgtattattaagatttttgaacacacacacacaatgtatatgGTATACTACTTACaaaatgacaatttaaaaataactatttaattGTCATGTTAATGCAAAACATACCTTTAGGGTCAAGTTAATTACAAATAATAGTGGATAGAAATCCATATTTCAAATAGTCCTCTTGCAAATTTTCTTGGCTGACCTTGTCAGATCTTATCAGatcatcattgtttttatttttttatttttttattttttttttttaatttttttttttcaacgtttatttatttttgggacagagagagacagagcatgaacgggggaggggcagagagagagggagacacagaatcggaaacaggctccaggctctgagccatcagcccagagcccgacgtggggctcgaactcacagaccgcgagatcgtgacctggctgaagtcggacgcttaaccgactgcgccacccaggcgcccctcatcattgTTTTTATACCATACTGTAGGTGATAAAGAGCTTATACCAGAAGTCAGGAACATGAGCTTGgtacctttctttttcacttgtgCTTGTGATTTCAGTAACAGCTTTAGTCCAGTTTTTTACAGAAATCGTTTTTTGTGTGAGAATTAGTTAGTTCTCTGTGAGTCCACTTAAGCAAACACCGGTGAGTTGCAGTAGGTCACAAGACAcagcaagtgaatgaatgagggcCATGCCACCATTACCCCTCCTCGGGAAGACACTCCCACCCGTCCTCTAGGATACCGCACCTCTTATGAGATATAATAACTATCTGACTGACTCTGGGGTCTAGTGTCAGAGTAAAGCTAAATTCTTATATTAGGATGTAAGCGTATATACTACATATAGTAAAATACAGTAAATCGAAATTATACTATTTTAGCTcacaaaatagaattttgttttcacaCCCAGTAGATCAACTTGCTCACCCACTTTGAATAAttgttatcttatttatttatttttgagacagaaaatgtgagtgtgagcaggggaggggcagagagagagggagagagagagagaatctcaaacaggcgccacaagatgcggggctcgatctcatgacccaagccaaaattaagagttggacgctcaactgactgagccacccaggtgttcctaacattttatttatttatttacttacttatttattttagagcgagagcgagagcgtgagtgggggagaggggcagggggagaaagaaagagaatcttaaagcaggctccactctgtatGTGGAGTCTGACCCGGAGCTAATCCctcgatcctgggatcatgacagacactcaaccgactgagccacccaggcgcccttagcattatcattttaaaaagaacacttcAATGTCAAATATTTGCACATTATGGCAAATTTGAAGAGTTGTATAGTAAGAAGACTATGTGTCTCCTGAGTAAGGCCAAGCTGGCTGCTTAGGCAAGGTCATTCAGGGCAGTAGTACTATAGTGGGACAGCTAGGACTGGTTCTCATGAATCTGTTTCTTAGCTCTGTGGATTGGAAAATTCAGTCTTGGCTCTGGGAGCAGATGCACACTAACTAGACTTATAAGAGATAGATGTACACATCAGAATGCCAATTAGTTGATATGTGATGAGAGCTGTAACAAATAAACCAGATTCGTGTGTTCACTGATCAATGCATTTTCTtccattaggaaaataaataacacgAGAAGTCTCCAGACATGAGTTTAGCATGTTTTAGGAACTACAGGTCAGGTGgttaaagaggaaggaataagAGGAGTGACAGGAGATGAGGCTGAGAGACAGGCAAGGGCAAGCTCATGTAAAGCCTCGAAGGCCATGTTAAGGaatctggattttattctaagaaacGAAAAGCTGTTTGGGCAGAGAGAAGATCTGACTTACTTTCCAATAGGATAATTCTAGATGCTGAGTGGAGAATCAATTCCAAGGGGATAAAGAGGATATTTAAGAGACACATAAAGAAGCTGTTGCAGAAGTTTTGACAAGAGTGGATGGTGGCCTTGGACTCCCTAGGGTAGTGGGAGGGAAGCGAGAGAGAAGAGGACTGATCTGGGGTGCCGTTTATGGTAGAGAAGATTAGACTTGCTGAAGACTGGAGGGGTGATTCCATGCCTACCAAACAACTTTCCAATTCTAGTCTGTGTCCTTAGTAGATTCTCCTTCTAGAAGGAAGCCTTGATCAGAGATCACAGGGACGTGATTTTCCTGCTAATTCcaattttctttcctgagaatttGAACTTGAGTCTGGGAAGGGTTAGGTTACTTGCTGGGAGCTGAGACTGTAGCTTGTGATGCTCTGAGCTGGTGTCAGCCACGTTTGCACAGATGgaatgggaagaggaagaaggtgaCCTGAGtgacagaaaagaaagcagactGCACCTAAGGAGAGAATGGTGCTAGAGAAATCCAAGTCCTGAGCTCACTGAAGTGTCTGGATCCGGCTGTTACCAGACCCAGCTGAGTTTCTCACTTTGTTTTTCCCAAGATAGTCTCATAAGCCTTATTCTCCACACTGGTAATTAAATGATTCTATTAAATGCACATAGGTTATGAGGAATACAGCATATTTAATCCtgccacaattttattttattttattctattttattttgagagagagagagagagtgagagcaggagagaggggcagagggaaagacagaatcccaagcaggcttcatgcttagcatagagcctgacatggggctcgatcccatgactccagaatcatgacctgagctgaaatcaagagtgggatgcttaatcaactgagccacccaggcgcgcccccccaCAACAATTTTTTAGAGTGCGTTTTGACGATTTCTAGCTCCCAAAGTAAAGTATTTTGCTATgcctgtattattttaaatatatattagtgaTCTAAAGTATAGAGAAATCATTAATCATATGTGGTCCCAGGCTACACAGGCAGTATGAAATAAACATGAACCTCCAAAACTGCAAGGATGTGGAATAAGCAGGTATGGAGAGAGAATTGCATTTGCTGCCTAAAACCTAAAATGAGTTACCTTTGACTCATCTCTTCCTTTCAAACCCTATATCCTATCAGTCAGTAAGATCTGCTGCCATCAGCTGTCCTCTGCATTCTCATACTTACCACCCTCTCCCTGGTGGCATCATCTCACACCTGGATTATGGCAACAGCTGCCTAGCTGTTCCTCCTGACTCTGCTTTTCTCTGGAGATGGGGTAAGGTTGGGGATCACATGAGGGCAGCCCGGAGGGGTTTGGAGAATGGTAAGTTGTTCAATTTCAGTAGAGCAAATAGGTTCATATTAGGGAGTGGCAGACAAGTCTGGAAGGAGACTAGCATAATTTATGGGAGGGTCTTGAATTTTGAACTAAAAAGCTCATACTATTTGGTGGTCAAAGGGGAGATCTTTTTGACTTTTGAGCAGACAGTAACCCTCCTGCACCTTTGGAAACTCATTTTTGTGGCTGTGTGTAGGATGGCCTGGAAGGGAGTAGGATGGGGAGATCGTTGAGTACTGGACACAAGTTCATTGCAATAGGCCAGGTCATAAAAGTCAGAACTAGGGCAGTAATTACAGAATGGAAATGAAGGGATGGGAAGGAGTGAAGACCTattcttttaatttgcttttatgaTATCACTCCTTTGTGCGGAAACCTTGT is a window from the Leopardus geoffroyi isolate Oge1 chromosome A2, O.geoffroyi_Oge1_pat1.0, whole genome shotgun sequence genome containing:
- the GGCT gene encoding gamma-glutamylcyclotransferase, whose product is MANSGCEDLRGQEGESFLYFAYGSNLLTERIHLRNPSAVFCCVARLQDFKLDFGNSQGKTSETWHGGIATIFQSPGDEVWGVVWKMNKSNLSSLDEQEGVKSGTYVPIEVNVYTQEGKEITCRSYQMKNYESAPPSPQYKKVICLGAKENSLPLEYQKKLNAIEPNDYKGEVSEEIEDIIKKGETKTH